A region of Asticcacaulis excentricus DNA encodes the following proteins:
- a CDS encoding DUF1353 domain-containing protein, which yields MKALAPLLALSVLGLSACATTETPPIVPVPVVVPSSLQPQPVLLFDVQKEGRKLYTLNDEFPYCDKLTGKVVVVPKWFRTDFASVPWFGQFAVNTDGPTIRAAIVHDWLYAIGEPGKRQDADDIFYRAMRKWGVSEIEARIAYNAVRTGGEKGYGLASDWVFVNPAFPSARFPAPFAKPKTGVIMTLPQCKGFEEMVAKGWKAYPLYPAPVTPTVSQPPKKKPLFGIG from the coding sequence ATGAAAGCCCTCGCCCCTCTTCTTGCCCTGTCCGTTCTGGGCCTAAGCGCCTGCGCCACGACCGAGACGCCCCCGATCGTGCCGGTTCCCGTTGTTGTGCCTTCTTCGCTGCAACCGCAGCCCGTTCTTCTGTTCGACGTGCAAAAGGAAGGGCGCAAGCTCTATACTCTGAACGACGAATTCCCTTATTGCGACAAACTGACGGGCAAGGTGGTGGTGGTGCCAAAATGGTTCCGCACCGACTTCGCGTCGGTGCCGTGGTTCGGGCAGTTTGCCGTTAATACGGACGGGCCGACCATCCGCGCCGCAATCGTCCACGACTGGCTCTACGCCATCGGGGAGCCAGGTAAGCGTCAGGACGCCGACGACATCTTCTATCGCGCCATGCGCAAATGGGGCGTCAGCGAGATCGAGGCCCGCATCGCCTATAATGCGGTGCGCACCGGCGGTGAAAAAGGCTATGGGCTGGCGTCGGACTGGGTGTTCGTCAACCCGGCCTTTCCGTCGGCGCGCTTTCCAGCCCCGTTTGCCAAGCCGAAGACCGGCGTGATCATGACCCTGCCGCAGTGCAAGGGATTTGAAGAGATGGTGGCCAAGGGCTGGAAAGCCTATCCGTTATATCCGGCCCCCGTGACGCCGACTGTGTCGCAACCGCCGAAAAAGAAGCCGCTATTCGGGATTGGGTAA
- the trmFO gene encoding methylenetetrahydrofolate--tRNA-(uracil(54)-C(5))-methyltransferase (FADH(2)-oxidizing) TrmFO — MTRMTVQPVHIIGGGLAGSEAAWQLAQAGVPVIIHEMRGVKPTDAHQTDGLAELVCSNSFRSDDWEYNAVGLLHAEMRRGNSLIMACADTHQVPAGGALAVDREGFSQAVTAALTAHPLVTLLREEVTSLKDTDWKNVICATGPLTSESLSEVILELTGEGHLSFFDAIAPIVHAESIDMSIAWRQSRYDKEGPGGDAAAYINCPMTKDQYEAFVDALLTGPKADFKEWEHVPYFDGCLPIEVMAERGRETLRYGPMKPVGLTDPNNPTVKPHAIVQLRQDNALGTLYNLVGFQTKLKHGAQAEVFRMIPGLQNAQFARLGGLHRNTFIQSPKVLGADLRLKRLIGERSLRFAGQITGVEGYVESAAMGLLAGRFAAAEARGETLLPPPPTTALGALIGHITGGHLADEKASFQPMNINYGLLPPMEAPKFDEDGKKIPVKDRTRAKKRQMSVRALRDIETWLKTEVVPA; from the coding sequence ATGACCCGCATGACAGTCCAACCCGTACACATTATCGGCGGCGGCCTTGCCGGCTCCGAAGCCGCCTGGCAACTGGCTCAGGCCGGTGTTCCCGTCATTATTCACGAGATGCGCGGCGTCAAACCGACCGACGCGCACCAGACCGACGGCCTCGCCGAACTGGTCTGTTCCAACTCGTTCCGCTCGGACGATTGGGAATATAATGCCGTGGGCCTGCTGCACGCCGAGATGCGGCGCGGCAACTCGCTGATCATGGCCTGCGCCGACACGCATCAGGTGCCCGCCGGCGGTGCGCTGGCTGTGGACCGCGAAGGTTTTTCGCAGGCCGTCACTGCCGCGCTGACGGCGCATCCACTGGTGACCCTCCTTCGCGAGGAGGTCACTTCGCTGAAGGACACCGACTGGAAAAACGTCATCTGCGCTACGGGTCCGCTGACCTCGGAGTCCCTGTCCGAGGTCATTCTGGAGCTGACCGGCGAAGGCCACCTCAGCTTTTTTGACGCCATCGCCCCTATCGTCCACGCCGAAAGCATCGACATGTCGATCGCCTGGCGGCAGTCGCGCTACGACAAGGAAGGCCCCGGTGGCGACGCGGCGGCCTATATCAACTGCCCCATGACAAAGGACCAGTACGAGGCCTTTGTCGATGCCCTGCTCACCGGCCCCAAGGCCGATTTCAAGGAATGGGAGCACGTCCCCTATTTCGACGGCTGCCTGCCCATCGAGGTGATGGCCGAACGCGGGCGCGAAACCCTGCGCTATGGCCCGATGAAGCCGGTGGGCCTGACCGATCCCAACAATCCGACGGTTAAACCTCATGCGATTGTTCAGCTTCGGCAGGATAATGCCTTGGGAACCTTGTATAATCTGGTCGGCTTTCAGACCAAGTTGAAACACGGGGCTCAGGCCGAGGTCTTCCGCATGATCCCCGGTCTTCAGAACGCGCAATTTGCGCGTCTGGGCGGGCTGCACCGCAACACCTTCATCCAGTCGCCCAAGGTGCTGGGGGCCGATCTGCGGCTTAAGCGCCTGATTGGTGAGCGGTCTTTGCGCTTTGCCGGGCAGATTACCGGCGTCGAAGGCTATGTCGAAAGCGCCGCCATGGGTCTTCTGGCCGGACGCTTCGCTGCCGCCGAAGCCCGCGGCGAAACCCTGCTCCCCCCGCCGCCGACCACGGCATTGGGTGCCTTGATCGGCCATATCACCGGCGGGCATCTGGCCGACGAAAAGGCGTCTTTCCAGCCTATGAATATCAACTATGGACTCCTGCCACCGATGGAGGCCCCGAAGTTCGACGAAGACGGCAAGAAGATCCCCGTCAAGGATCGCACCCGCGCCAAGAAACGCCAGATGAGCGTTCGGGCCTTGCGCGATATCGAGACGTGGTTAAAAACAGAGGTGGTTCCGGCCTGA
- a CDS encoding carbonic anhydrase, producing the protein MRRPVLLFTVAAFALMSAGLSSCGKPKAEHGDPHAEAAGEHGGGDHGGDGHGAAKGDVSHWSYEGDDGPAHWGDLSTENKACKTGPRQSPINLTGVAAPKSVNLTLDYTSSPAKIQNLGHAIQVSPTDGGGVVMDGVRYKLVQFHFHTPSEHTIDGHRAAIETHFVHKNDKGDLLVIGVLSDVGVADPMLAPIWTWLPTDPGPAALIPDLLVNARDLMPATEEFYAYSGSLTTPPCTEKVTWLVYASPLSISPEQVDAYQRLTGPNARPIQPPQGRDILHLVGS; encoded by the coding sequence ATGCGCCGCCCTGTTTTGCTGTTTACGGTTGCTGCCTTTGCCCTGATGAGCGCGGGCCTGTCGTCCTGCGGCAAACCCAAGGCGGAGCACGGCGATCCTCATGCCGAAGCCGCGGGCGAGCATGGCGGCGGTGATCATGGCGGGGATGGTCACGGCGCAGCCAAGGGCGACGTCAGTCACTGGAGCTACGAAGGCGATGACGGCCCGGCGCACTGGGGCGATCTGAGCACTGAGAACAAGGCCTGCAAAACCGGCCCGCGTCAGTCGCCGATCAACCTCACCGGCGTGGCGGCCCCCAAATCGGTCAATCTGACACTCGATTACACCTCATCCCCGGCCAAGATCCAGAATCTGGGGCACGCCATTCAGGTCTCCCCGACCGACGGCGGCGGTGTGGTGATGGACGGGGTGCGTTACAAATTGGTGCAGTTCCATTTCCACACTCCGTCCGAACACACCATCGACGGTCACCGCGCGGCCATCGAAACCCACTTTGTGCATAAGAATGACAAGGGCGACCTGCTGGTTATAGGCGTCCTGTCGGATGTCGGCGTGGCCGACCCGATGCTGGCTCCCATCTGGACGTGGCTCCCGACCGATCCGGGCCCGGCGGCCCTGATCCCCGACCTGCTGGTCAATGCGCGCGACCTGATGCCGGCAACCGAAGAGTTTTACGCCTATTCCGGTTCGCTCACCACGCCGCCGTGCACGGAAAAGGTCACCTGGCTGGTCTATGCCTCGCCGCTTTCGATTTCACCGGAACAGGTAGATGCCTATCAGCGCCTGACCGGCCCCAATGCGCGCCCGATTCAGCCGCCACAGGGCCGCGACATCCTGCACCTTGTCGGAAGCTGA
- the uvrA gene encoding excinuclease ABC subunit UvrA has translation MQGFIKVRGAREHNLKGVDVDIPRGKLVVLTGLSGSGKSSLAFDTIYAEGQRRYVESLSAYARQFLELMSKPDVDLIEGLSPAISIEQKTTSKNPRSTVGTVTEIHDYMRLLWARTGVPYSPATGLPIESQTISQMVDKIMALPEGTRLLLLAPFVRGRKGEYKKEIADLQRQGFQRLKIDGQYYAIEDAPKLDKKYKHDIDVVVDRVVVKGGLMQRLADSLETALRLADGLAIAEYADVAEGETEPKRLIFSEKFACPVSGFTIAEIEPRLFSFNNPFGACPTCDGLGVKLTFDRSLIVPDESLSLKDGAISPWAKGPSPLYAQTLEALSAHYGFKMDTKWRALTPEAQDVILLGSGSEKIKFVYQDGSRRYDVTKPFEGVIPNMERRYRETDSSWVREDLSRYQAETPCEACAGKRLKPEALAVKVNAKDIAEISGLSIKKAHDWFADLQNHLTEKQMDIARRILKEILDRLNFLNAVGLDYLNLSRNSGTLSGGESQRIRLASQIGSGLTGVLYVLDEPSIGLHQRDNDRLLDSLKGLRDLGNSVLVVEHDEDAILTADYVIDMGPAAGVHGGQVVAEGTPEDIKANANSLTGQYLTGKREIPLYFSKDTDNERRPINKKKMLKVIGARGNNLKNVTGEIPVGVMTCITGVSGGGKSTFTLETLHKAAARRLNNASANPAAHDKIEGLEFFDKVVEIDQSPIGRTPRSNPATYTGAFGPIRDWYAGLPESKARGYGPGRFSFNVKGGRCEACQGDGVIKIEMHFLPDVYVTCDVCKGKRYNRETLEIVFKGHSIADVLDMTVEEGAEAFKAVPSIRDKLETLKRVGLGYIKIGQQATTLSGGEAQRVKLSKELSKRATGKTLYILDEPTTGLHFEDTRKLLEVLHELTDHGNTTVVIEHNLDVIKTADWLLDFGPEGGDGGGEIVAFGTPEKVADNPKSWTGKYLKDILARHRARKK, from the coding sequence ATGCAGGGCTTCATCAAGGTGCGCGGCGCGCGTGAGCATAATCTCAAGGGCGTCGATGTCGATATTCCGCGCGGCAAGCTGGTGGTGCTCACCGGCCTGTCGGGATCGGGCAAGTCGTCACTGGCCTTTGATACTATCTATGCTGAGGGGCAGCGTCGCTACGTCGAGTCGCTGTCGGCCTATGCACGGCAATTCCTTGAGCTGATGTCGAAGCCCGATGTGGACCTGATCGAAGGCCTGTCGCCAGCTATTTCCATCGAGCAGAAAACGACCTCCAAAAATCCTCGTTCAACCGTCGGTACGGTAACGGAAATCCACGACTATATGCGCCTTCTGTGGGCGCGCACCGGCGTACCCTATTCGCCCGCCACGGGCCTGCCCATCGAAAGCCAGACCATTTCGCAGATGGTCGATAAGATCATGGCCCTGCCCGAAGGGACGCGCCTGTTGCTGCTGGCCCCCTTCGTGCGGGGGCGCAAGGGTGAATACAAGAAAGAAATCGCCGACCTTCAGCGTCAGGGCTTTCAGCGCCTGAAAATCGACGGTCAGTATTACGCCATCGAAGACGCCCCCAAGCTCGACAAGAAATACAAGCACGATATCGACGTCGTAGTGGATCGCGTGGTCGTGAAGGGCGGGCTGATGCAACGTCTGGCCGACAGTCTGGAAACGGCGCTTCGGCTGGCCGACGGTCTGGCCATCGCCGAATATGCCGATGTGGCGGAAGGGGAAACCGAGCCGAAGCGCCTGATCTTTTCAGAAAAATTCGCCTGCCCGGTGTCCGGCTTTACCATTGCCGAGATCGAGCCGCGCCTGTTCTCGTTCAACAACCCCTTCGGCGCCTGTCCGACCTGTGACGGGCTGGGGGTTAAGCTGACCTTTGACCGCTCGCTGATCGTGCCCGATGAGTCGTTAAGCCTCAAGGACGGGGCCATTTCGCCGTGGGCCAAGGGCCCCTCGCCGCTCTACGCGCAGACGCTTGAAGCCCTGTCCGCGCATTACGGCTTCAAGATGGACACCAAATGGCGCGCCCTGACGCCGGAAGCGCAGGACGTGATCCTGCTGGGGTCCGGTTCGGAAAAGATCAAGTTCGTCTATCAGGACGGCTCGCGGCGCTATGACGTGACCAAGCCGTTCGAAGGCGTCATCCCCAATATGGAGCGTCGCTACCGCGAAACCGACTCGTCGTGGGTGCGCGAGGACCTGAGCCGTTATCAGGCCGAAACCCCGTGTGAAGCCTGCGCCGGCAAGCGCCTCAAGCCCGAAGCCCTGGCCGTCAAGGTCAATGCGAAGGACATCGCCGAAATCTCCGGTCTGTCGATCAAGAAGGCGCACGACTGGTTTGCAGATCTGCAAAACCATCTGACGGAAAAGCAGATGGATATTGCGCGGCGCATCCTGAAAGAAATTCTCGACCGCCTGAACTTCCTCAATGCGGTCGGGCTCGACTATCTCAACCTGTCGCGCAATTCCGGCACCCTGTCGGGCGGCGAAAGCCAGCGTATCCGTCTGGCGTCGCAGATTGGTTCGGGCCTGACCGGTGTGCTCTACGTGTTGGATGAACCGTCTATCGGCCTGCATCAACGCGACAATGACCGCCTGCTCGACAGCCTGAAAGGCCTGCGTGATTTGGGTAATTCGGTTCTGGTGGTCGAACACGACGAAGACGCCATCCTTACCGCCGACTATGTGATCGACATGGGGCCGGCAGCGGGTGTGCACGGCGGTCAGGTGGTGGCCGAAGGCACGCCCGAAGACATCAAGGCCAATGCCAACTCCCTGACCGGGCAATATTTGACCGGCAAACGCGAAATCCCCCTCTACTTTTCGAAGGATACGGACAATGAGCGCCGTCCCATCAACAAGAAGAAGATGCTCAAGGTCATCGGGGCGCGCGGCAACAATCTGAAAAACGTCACTGGCGAAATCCCGGTGGGGGTCATGACCTGCATTACTGGCGTTTCCGGTGGTGGCAAATCGACCTTTACGCTCGAAACCCTGCACAAGGCGGCAGCGCGGCGGCTGAACAATGCCTCGGCCAATCCCGCCGCTCATGACAAGATCGAGGGGCTGGAATTTTTCGACAAGGTGGTCGAGATCGACCAGTCGCCCATCGGCCGCACGCCGCGTTCCAACCCGGCCACCTATACGGGGGCCTTCGGGCCGATCCGCGACTGGTACGCCGGTCTGCCGGAATCCAAGGCGCGCGGCTATGGACCGGGGCGCTTCTCCTTCAACGTCAAGGGTGGCCGCTGCGAAGCCTGTCAGGGCGACGGCGTCATCAAGATCGAGATGCATTTCCTGCCCGACGTCTATGTGACCTGCGATGTGTGCAAGGGCAAGCGCTATAACCGCGAGACGCTGGAGATCGTCTTCAAGGGCCATTCCATCGCCGATGTGCTGGACATGACGGTCGAGGAAGGGGCTGAGGCCTTCAAGGCCGTGCCGTCCATCCGTGACAAGCTGGAGACGCTAAAGCGCGTCGGCCTGGGCTATATCAAGATCGGTCAGCAGGCGACGACCCTGTCGGGCGGCGAGGCGCAGCGCGTCAAGCTGTCGAAAGAGTTGTCGAAACGCGCCACGGGCAAGACCCTGTATATTCTCGACGAACCGACCACGGGTCTGCACTTTGAGGATACGCGCAAGTTGCTGGAGGTTCTGCACGAACTGACCGACCACGGCAACACGACCGTGGTGATCGAGCACAATCTGGACGTCATCAAGACGGCCGACTGGCTGCTCGACTTCGGCCCGGAAGGCGGCGACGGCGGCGGCGAGATCGTGGCCTTTGGCACCCCGGAAAAGGTAGCGGACAATCCGAAATCGTGGACCGGCAAATACCTGAAAGACATTCTGGCCCGGCACAGGGCGCGGAAAAAATAG
- a CDS encoding pilus assembly protein TadG-related protein, translating to MFAPLVTCLQPYVSHKGGNTTLAFALSLMAVAGAVGGAVDIHAAYSVRAQLQDAMDASVLGGLRQEQSQRSDAATRIFKSNLPASMSVTPKYVTDQTTLTGTAVYDSPTVLLGLLGISSFKISVTATAIGKASSQGPCIQVLDPSGSQALLVNSGAKITAPNCEIQVRSKGNPAAIFNSGSSLNFKKVCIEGSNVIRNSTTVDRLSLSCPTVADQWAALIPTVASTPCTMSNGNYNTSSVSLSPGVYCGWFNFNNSSAAVSFAPGLYVIRNGGWNVNGGTWTGKGVTFYFEDTSKIQFNSGISADLTAPDTGTYKNLLFFEKPGLAKTDFIFNNAVANHMDGVIWLPSRNVTFNAQSKMSSDKLSMVMNRLILNNTTWNLEPITASSGTSGALTNIRLLK from the coding sequence ATGTTTGCACCCCTTGTCACGTGCCTTCAACCTTATGTTTCGCATAAGGGCGGGAATACGACCCTTGCCTTCGCTCTGTCTCTGATGGCCGTCGCGGGAGCCGTCGGAGGCGCTGTCGATATCCACGCGGCCTATTCCGTCAGGGCGCAGTTACAGGACGCCATGGACGCCTCCGTGCTGGGGGGACTGCGTCAGGAACAGTCGCAACGCAGTGACGCGGCGACGCGCATATTCAAATCGAACCTGCCGGCATCGATGAGCGTCACCCCCAAATACGTTACGGACCAGACCACGCTGACCGGCACGGCCGTCTATGACAGCCCGACGGTCCTGCTGGGTCTGCTGGGTATTTCCAGCTTCAAAATCAGCGTCACCGCCACGGCCATCGGCAAGGCCAGCAGTCAGGGCCCCTGTATTCAGGTTCTTGACCCGTCGGGCAGTCAGGCGCTGCTGGTCAATTCCGGCGCCAAAATAACCGCCCCCAACTGCGAAATTCAGGTGCGTTCAAAGGGCAATCCGGCCGCCATCTTCAATTCAGGCTCCAGCCTGAACTTCAAGAAGGTGTGCATCGAAGGCAGCAATGTCATTCGTAACTCAACGACGGTGGATCGCCTGAGCCTGTCGTGCCCCACTGTTGCCGATCAGTGGGCGGCGCTTATCCCGACTGTGGCCAGCACGCCGTGCACGATGTCAAACGGCAACTATAACACCAGCAGCGTGAGCCTCAGCCCCGGTGTCTATTGCGGCTGGTTCAATTTCAACAATTCGTCGGCTGCGGTCAGCTTTGCTCCCGGCCTGTACGTCATCCGCAACGGCGGCTGGAACGTCAATGGCGGGACGTGGACGGGCAAGGGCGTGACCTTCTATTTCGAGGACACCTCGAAAATCCAGTTCAACTCCGGCATTTCCGCCGACCTGACCGCGCCCGACACGGGCACATACAAAAACCTGCTGTTCTTTGAAAAGCCGGGTCTGGCCAAGACGGATTTTATCTTCAACAACGCCGTGGCCAACCATATGGACGGCGTAATCTGGCTACCCAGCCGCAACGTCACTTTCAATGCGCAATCAAAAATGAGCAGCGACAAGCTGTCGATGGTGATGAACCGGCTGATCCTGAACAATACCACCTGGAACCTTGAACCCATTACCGCCTCTTCCGGTACCAGTGGGGCTCTGACCAACATACGCCTGTTGAAATAG
- a CDS encoding flagellar basal-body protein FlbY: MSISARDADDYAAQLLVLTERLTERLSDETEALEAHRPLDIRESVEETRSLSALYRQESARLKADPSRLTGLSAAHKQSLRKATEAFVAISERHARAVEAAKTISEGLMKAIADSLNETRKPSLTYGPGASIKDRTPQSLNYGFKA, translated from the coding sequence ATGAGCATTTCCGCCCGCGACGCCGATGACTACGCTGCGCAGCTTCTGGTTCTCACCGAGCGCCTGACCGAACGCCTGAGCGATGAAACCGAGGCGCTTGAGGCGCACCGTCCGCTCGATATCCGCGAGTCGGTCGAAGAGACGCGCAGCCTGTCGGCCCTGTATCGTCAGGAAAGCGCCCGCCTCAAGGCCGATCCGTCACGTCTGACAGGACTGAGCGCCGCCCACAAACAAAGCCTGCGCAAGGCCACCGAAGCCTTTGTGGCCATATCGGAACGCCATGCCCGTGCCGTCGAGGCCGCCAAGACCATCTCCGAAGGGCTGATGAAGGCCATAGCCGACTCGCTGAACGAAACGCGTAAACCCAGCCTGACCTATGGCCCCGGCGCCTCTATCAAGGATCGCACGCCTCAGTCGCTGAACTACGGCTTCAAGGCATAA
- a CDS encoding rod-binding protein: MSPLDKTVANPVDAKPFSLSQQKTRDPKKVGDDFEDMVISQMLKPMFEGLSTDGMFGGGEGEEAFRSVYLDALAGQVVKSGGVGISAQVQKQLLALQEAHS, from the coding sequence ATGAGCCCTTTGGATAAAACTGTCGCAAACCCCGTAGACGCCAAGCCGTTTTCACTGTCTCAACAGAAGACCCGCGACCCGAAAAAGGTCGGCGATGACTTTGAAGATATGGTCATTTCCCAGATGCTGAAACCCATGTTCGAAGGTCTTTCGACCGACGGCATGTTCGGCGGCGGCGAAGGTGAGGAGGCTTTTCGCTCCGTCTATCTCGACGCTCTGGCCGGTCAGGTGGTGAAATCCGGCGGTGTCGGTATTTCCGCTCAGGTCCAGAAACAACTGCTTGCCCTACAGGAGGCGCACTCATGA
- a CDS encoding flagellar basal body P-ring protein FlgI produces MRLLIAALATLLSLCAPVLGACEAAAASRIKDIVDIEGVRKNQLVGYGLVLGLNGTGDTVRNAPMLKQTMESMMGRLDVNIRDASLNTKNAAVVIVTAELPPFAAPGARIDVTVSAMGDAKSLLGGTLLVTPLLGADGEVYAAAQGSIQTGSVSAGGASGSSVTRGVPTAGRIASGGIIERETGFDFNAMPIVRLTLKNPDFTTAKRIADTVNKAYPGTAFADNPTVVSVRNRPEMNMMSFITAIEQMPVTVDTPAKVVIDEVNGVIVIGENVRVSRVAIAQGNLTIRVDERPFVSQPAPFSQGQTTAVPDSSVSVEEEKGKRLYELKETSSLGDLVNGLNALGVSPRDMISILQTIKASGALQGDIEVM; encoded by the coding sequence ATGCGCCTTCTGATTGCCGCCCTCGCTACCTTATTGTCGCTTTGCGCGCCGGTCCTCGGGGCTTGCGAAGCCGCGGCCGCGTCGCGCATCAAGGACATTGTTGATATTGAAGGCGTGCGCAAGAACCAGCTTGTTGGCTACGGCCTCGTTCTCGGTCTTAACGGCACAGGCGACACAGTGCGCAACGCCCCCATGCTGAAGCAGACCATGGAAAGCATGATGGGGCGGCTGGACGTCAATATCCGCGACGCGTCGCTGAATACCAAAAATGCCGCCGTGGTCATAGTCACAGCCGAACTGCCGCCCTTTGCGGCGCCCGGTGCGCGCATTGATGTCACCGTCTCAGCCATGGGCGACGCCAAGAGCCTGCTGGGCGGCACCCTTCTGGTAACGCCGCTTCTGGGGGCCGACGGCGAAGTTTACGCGGCGGCGCAAGGCTCTATACAAACCGGTTCCGTATCTGCGGGCGGGGCTTCGGGCTCCTCGGTCACCAGGGGCGTGCCGACCGCCGGGCGCATCGCCTCAGGCGGCATTATCGAACGTGAGACGGGCTTTGACTTCAATGCCATGCCCATTGTGCGCCTGACGCTGAAAAACCCCGATTTCACCACGGCCAAGCGTATCGCCGATACGGTCAATAAGGCCTATCCCGGCACAGCCTTTGCCGACAACCCGACCGTGGTGTCGGTGCGCAATCGGCCGGAAATGAACATGATGAGCTTCATTACGGCCATTGAACAAATGCCGGTTACCGTCGATACCCCGGCCAAGGTAGTCATTGATGAGGTCAATGGCGTCATCGTCATCGGCGAAAACGTCCGCGTCTCGCGCGTCGCCATCGCGCAGGGCAATCTGACCATCCGTGTTGATGAGCGCCCCTTCGTCAGCCAACCAGCCCCCTTCTCGCAAGGCCAGACCACAGCCGTCCCCGACAGTTCGGTCAGCGTCGAAGAGGAAAAGGGGAAACGGCTCTATGAGCTTAAAGAAACCTCCTCACTTGGCGATCTGGTCAATGGTCTGAATGCACTTGGCGTCAGCCCGCGCGACATGATCTCCATTCTGCAAACCATCAAGGCCTCCGGCGCGCTGCAAGGCGATATTGAGGTGATGTAA
- a CDS encoding flagellar assembly protein FliX gives MIKINGPAGPTTVGGGNAPRRASGGFSLNGSSETKSSASAASVSQALSLGGIDALLALQAEDDVLQGRRRRQIKRSQDILEALEELKLALLGGTIDDGALLSLQKMIELQREEVEDQGLQSVLNEIETRAYVELAKRRLM, from the coding sequence ATGATCAAGATCAACGGACCGGCCGGACCGACCACTGTGGGCGGAGGCAATGCGCCGCGCCGCGCGTCAGGCGGCTTTTCGCTGAACGGGTCATCCGAAACAAAGTCAAGCGCGTCCGCGGCCTCGGTGTCGCAGGCCCTGTCTCTGGGCGGCATTGATGCGCTGCTGGCCTTGCAGGCCGAAGACGACGTGCTTCAGGGCCGCCGCCGCCGTCAGATCAAACGCTCTCAGGATATTCTGGAAGCGCTGGAAGAGTTGAAACTGGCGCTTCTGGGCGGCACCATAGATGACGGCGCGCTTTTATCGCTGCAAAAGATGATCGAGCTTCAGCGCGAAGAGGTCGAGGATCAGGGGCTGCAAAGCGTGCTCAACGAAATCGAAACCCGTGCCTATGTCGAACTGGCCAAGCGCCGGCTGATGTAA
- the dksA gene encoding RNA polymerase-binding protein DksA, with protein MSAVELSKSDTDAYRPKDDEDYMNERQLAYFRKKLISWKTEILAGSKETVSVMQKETENHPDLVDRASSEADRALELRTRDRQRKLISKIDEAIARIDDGSYGFCEETGEPIGLGRLEARPTATLSIEAQERHERSERVHRDD; from the coding sequence ATGAGCGCTGTCGAGCTTTCCAAATCCGATACCGATGCCTATCGTCCCAAGGACGACGAAGACTACATGAATGAGCGTCAGCTCGCCTATTTCCGCAAAAAACTGATCTCGTGGAAGACGGAAATCCTGGCCGGGTCGAAAGAAACCGTTTCGGTCATGCAGAAGGAAACGGAAAACCACCCCGATCTGGTGGACAGGGCCTCTTCGGAAGCCGACCGCGCGCTGGAACTGCGGACCCGCGACCGTCAGCGCAAGCTGATCTCCAAGATCGACGAAGCCATCGCTCGTATCGATGACGGCTCTTACGGCTTCTGCGAAGAGACGGGTGAGCCGATTGGTCTGGGGCGGCTTGAGGCGCGCCCGACCGCGACCCTGTCTATCGAAGCGCAGGAACGCCACGAACGTTCCGAGCGTGTTCATCGCGATGATTGA
- a CDS encoding TIGR00730 family Rossman fold protein, translating into MPDSVSPASPRPILSVCIYCGSSDAVDQRYKDEARALGQILARSQLRLVYGGGGVGLMGEAARGASAAGGKVLGIMPQFLRTKERLLDEVETIVVQSMHERKMMMFEEADAFVVLPGGVGTLEEVIELLSWRRLDLHKKPIIFLNSGGFWQPFFDLVDFTVGKGFTPDAFRGTYKSVDTVEEVLGAIAELASHDEEIDTRRVL; encoded by the coding sequence ATGCCCGACTCCGTCTCCCCCGCCTCGCCGCGCCCTATCCTGTCGGTGTGCATCTATTGCGGTTCGTCGGACGCCGTCGATCAGCGCTACAAGGACGAGGCAAGGGCACTGGGTCAAATTCTGGCCCGTAGTCAGTTGCGCCTCGTCTATGGCGGCGGCGGCGTGGGCCTGATGGGCGAAGCGGCGCGCGGGGCGTCTGCGGCCGGCGGCAAGGTGCTGGGCATCATGCCGCAATTCCTGCGCACCAAGGAACGCCTGCTTGATGAGGTCGAAACCATCGTCGTGCAGTCGATGCACGAGCGCAAGATGATGATGTTCGAAGAGGCCGATGCCTTTGTCGTCCTGCCGGGCGGGGTCGGCACGCTGGAGGAAGTCATCGAGCTTCTGTCGTGGCGGCGGCTCGATCTGCACAAGAAACCGATCATCTTCCTCAATTCGGGTGGCTTCTGGCAGCCCTTCTTCGATCTGGTCGATTTTACCGTCGGTAAGGGGTTCACGCCGGACGCCTTCCGCGGCACCTATAAGAGCGTGGATACGGTCGAAGAGGTGTTAGGAGCCATAGCCGAACTGGCCTCGCACGATGAGGAAATCGACACGCGCCGCGTGCTGTAA